The following are from one region of the Cyclopterus lumpus isolate fCycLum1 chromosome 21, fCycLum1.pri, whole genome shotgun sequence genome:
- the tnfsf11 gene encoding tumor necrosis factor ligand superfamily member 11 produces the protein MAATHSEYRGYLRNTVDIEAGQHRFHPVQSSEHTYRPLLFGTLAVMGLLQVASSVAILLHLTGYLQEVDLSSAPHRPIEEVQTEPVLNALRDTRKKGRCKTSKESLPSAHLPIGETKEYSKKGLTKAITIDWDEEHGYRNRMGYQRGKLLVMESGFYYIYAKTCFRYYRPEESSLAGLPPVDVSNTQLIQYVYHESIKQNSKSMVLMKTGSTMRWNITTYNMYCAQQGRGVRLDEGDALYVNVSNAWMLDPEGEGTYFGAIKLGN, from the exons ATGGCAGCTACCCACAGCGAGTACAGAGGCTACCTGCGGAACACCGTCGACATCGAGGCAGGGCAGCACCGCTTCCACCCGGTGCAGAGCTCGGAGCACACTTACCGGCCGCTCCTATTCGGGACCCTCGCTGTTATGGGATTGCTTCAGGTGGCTTCCAGCGTGGCGATCTTATTACACCTGACGGGTTACCTGCAAGAG GTAGATTTGTCCTCAGCCCCACATCGGCCAATAGAG GAAGTACAGACGGAGCCGGTGCTGAACGCGTTGAGAGACACGAGGAAAAAAGGACGGTGCAAAACCTCCAAAGAGAGCCTGCCATCAGCTCATCTACCAATTGGAGAGACCAAGGAGTACTCAAAGA AGGGTCTAACGAAGGCCATCACCATCGACTGGGACGAGGAGCACGGATACCGCAACAGAATGGGCTACCAGAGGGGGAAACTGCTGGTGATGGAGTCGGGTTTCTACTATATTTACGCCAAGACCTGCTTCCGCTACTACAGACCGGAGGAAAGCAGTTTGGCCGGGCTCCCACCGGTGGATGTGAGCAACACCCAGCTCATCCAGTATGTCTACCACGAGAGCATCAAACAGAACAGCAAGTCCATGGTGCTGATGAAAACGGGCAGCACTATGCGCTGGAACATCACGACCTATAACATGTACTGCGCCCAGCAGGGCCGAGGGGTCCGCCTGGACGAGGGGGACGCCTTGTACGTCAACGTGTCCAATGCTTGGATGCTGGACCCGGAGGGAGAAGGGACGTATTTTGGTGCCATAAAGTTGGGTAACTGA